One genomic region from Candidatus Binataceae bacterium encodes:
- a CDS encoding sulfatase-like hydrolase/transferase: MPGKPNFLLILADDMGYGDFGCFNYGISRTPTLDQLVRGGLCLTQHYSASPVCAPARASLITGRYPHRTGVLDTLEMRGLDRLALRERTLAELLKPAGYVTGLVGKWHNGALDARYHPNRRGFDEFAGFCGGWAPYWNWRIDRNGSIGSSDGRYLTDVFTEEAADFIRRHRSESFFLYLAYNAPHFPFEAPDDAIKPYRETGSFTAAVSAIYAMIEIMDRGIARLLDLLGELGLAENTLVMFSSDNGPQFGGQGEMCTDRFNCGFAGAKTLVYEGGIRLPMVMRWPAGLGPARQVHNMIHFTDWLPTILSIAGADTPRDRKLDGIDVRPVLSGDSGKAPGERFWQWNRYSPDGECNAAMRDGRWKLVRPAMRELMRVSQADLAMDFDSKYHPDRYPDIVREPEPERTRPAPPPAQLFDIVNDPFERVDLAARESDRVARMTNQLMDWFTDVERERKTIAE, translated from the coding sequence ATGCCCGGCAAACCCAACTTCCTGCTCATCCTTGCCGATGACATGGGTTACGGAGACTTCGGCTGCTTCAACTACGGAATCTCGCGGACGCCGACACTCGATCAGCTGGTGCGTGGCGGCCTCTGCCTGACGCAGCATTATTCCGCCTCTCCCGTATGCGCTCCCGCGCGCGCGTCGCTGATCACCGGCCGCTATCCGCATCGCACCGGCGTGCTCGACACGCTCGAGATGCGCGGGCTCGACCGCCTGGCGCTGCGTGAACGCACTCTCGCCGAACTGTTGAAGCCTGCGGGCTACGTGACCGGGCTCGTCGGCAAATGGCACAACGGCGCGCTCGACGCGCGCTACCATCCGAACCGGCGCGGCTTCGACGAGTTCGCAGGCTTCTGCGGCGGATGGGCGCCGTACTGGAACTGGCGAATCGATCGCAATGGCTCAATCGGCTCGTCCGACGGCCGCTACCTCACCGACGTTTTCACCGAGGAGGCCGCCGATTTCATCCGGCGCCATCGCAGCGAGAGCTTTTTTCTGTACCTCGCGTACAACGCCCCGCATTTTCCTTTCGAAGCGCCTGACGATGCGATCAAGCCCTATCGCGAGACCGGCAGCTTCACCGCCGCCGTCAGCGCGATCTACGCAATGATCGAAATCATGGATCGCGGAATCGCGCGGCTGCTCGATCTGCTGGGCGAGCTCGGTCTCGCCGAGAACACGCTGGTCATGTTCTCGAGCGACAATGGTCCGCAGTTCGGCGGCCAGGGGGAAATGTGCACCGATCGCTTCAACTGCGGCTTCGCCGGCGCCAAGACCCTCGTCTACGAGGGCGGAATCCGCCTGCCGATGGTCATGCGGTGGCCGGCGGGACTCGGTCCTGCGCGGCAGGTTCACAACATGATTCACTTCACTGACTGGCTGCCAACTATCCTGTCGATCGCGGGCGCTGACACGCCCCGCGATCGCAAGCTCGACGGGATCGACGTGAGGCCCGTATTGAGCGGCGATTCCGGCAAGGCCCCCGGCGAGCGTTTCTGGCAATGGAATCGCTATTCGCCCGACGGCGAATGCAACGCCGCGATGCGCGACGGGCGATGGAAGCTCGTGCGGCCCGCGATGCGCGAGCTGATGAGAGTCTCGCAAGCCGACCTCGCGATGGACTTCGATTCGAAATACCACCCCGACAGGTACCCGGACATCGTGCGCGAACCGGAACCGGAGCGGACGCGCCCTGCGCCGCCGCCCGCGCAGCTTTTCGATATCGTCAACGATCCGTTCGAGCGCGTTGACTTGGCGGCGCGGGAATCTGATCGTGTCGCGCGAATGACTAATCAACTGATGGACTGGTTCACCGACGTCGAACGCGAACGGAAAACGATCGCGGAGTGA
- a CDS encoding VOC family protein: protein MSTHNSFTRDGFGQVRPYLFGRLDLADFIRTVFGAQELSRHKLGDKAFHIEARIGDSVVVLEVADPPHAAGKPNSTYVYVPNVDAAYKRALGAGATTMRAPADQPYDERNCGVVDSFGNTWWIATMLNR from the coding sequence ATGAGCACGCACAACAGTTTCACCCGCGACGGCTTCGGGCAGGTGCGGCCTTACCTGTTCGGCCGCCTCGATCTTGCCGACTTCATCCGAACGGTTTTCGGCGCGCAGGAACTGAGCCGCCACAAGCTCGGCGACAAGGCTTTTCATATCGAGGCCAGGATCGGCGATTCCGTCGTCGTGCTCGAAGTCGCCGATCCGCCGCATGCCGCGGGCAAACCTAACTCGACCTACGTCTATGTTCCCAATGTCGATGCCGCCTACAAGCGCGCGCTCGGCGCGGGCGCGACCACGATGCGCGCGCCGGCGGATCAGCCTTACGACGAGCGCAACTGCGGCGTCGTCGATTCTTTCGGCAATACCTGGTGGATCGCGACGATGCTGAATCGTTAG
- a CDS encoding cupin domain-containing protein: MPVVNNASQTEFNLPGLNHRTFAGPEHGMKNLEVWGQAIEAGAATPVHRHACEEAIVILEGSGTLTIEGKGTAFGPNSTLIIPADVIHQIANTGDSKMVLIAALSAAPVKVRHADDTAMPLPWQAPR; the protein is encoded by the coding sequence ATGCCCGTTGTAAACAATGCGTCACAGACGGAATTCAATCTGCCAGGTCTGAACCATCGCACCTTCGCGGGACCTGAGCATGGAATGAAGAATCTCGAGGTCTGGGGCCAGGCGATCGAGGCCGGCGCGGCGACGCCGGTTCATCGTCACGCCTGCGAGGAGGCGATCGTGATCCTCGAAGGCTCAGGCACGCTGACGATCGAGGGCAAGGGCACGGCCTTTGGTCCGAACTCGACGCTGATCATCCCGGCCGATGTGATTCATCAGATTGCCAACACCGGCGATAGTAAGATGGTCCTCATTGCCGCGCTCAGCGCCGCCCCGGTGAAGGTCCGCCACGCCGACGACACTGCGATGCCGCTGCCGTGGCAGGCGCCGCGCTAA
- a CDS encoding alpha/beta fold hydrolase, whose product MTEPVKVLVPGTPRIAVEHIGAGPVAIFLHGIGGNRTNWREQLRAFAGDFHAIAWDARGYGDSDHYEGALDFADFARDLRRVLDHFDARRAHVIGLSMGGVIALDFAERFPDRVATLTLCDSMPGFGHLSEAQRSEFIRLRQEPLLAGKEPSDMAPAVARTLIGKNPRAGVFERLVASMSALHKESYLKTIAGSVNYARKFELEKIAVPTHVVVGGEDTLTPPAISQAMARRIAGARLTIIEGAGHLSNIEQPEAFNRAVPDFLLEHRERA is encoded by the coding sequence ATGACCGAGCCTGTGAAAGTGCTGGTTCCTGGAACGCCGCGGATTGCGGTCGAGCATATCGGCGCAGGGCCGGTTGCGATTTTCCTGCACGGCATCGGTGGGAATCGCACCAACTGGCGCGAGCAGCTTCGCGCCTTTGCCGGCGACTTTCATGCGATCGCATGGGATGCGCGCGGCTACGGCGACAGCGACCATTATGAAGGCGCGCTGGACTTTGCGGACTTCGCGAGGGATCTGCGCCGCGTGCTCGATCATTTCGACGCACGCCGCGCGCATGTGATTGGCCTTTCGATGGGCGGCGTGATCGCACTGGATTTCGCTGAGCGATTTCCGGATCGCGTTGCAACGCTCACCTTGTGCGATTCGATGCCGGGGTTCGGCCATTTGTCGGAGGCGCAGCGCAGCGAGTTCATCCGGCTGCGCCAGGAGCCACTGCTCGCGGGCAAGGAGCCGAGCGACATGGCGCCGGCCGTAGCGCGGACTTTGATAGGCAAGAATCCGCGGGCGGGAGTCTTCGAGCGGCTGGTCGCGAGCATGTCGGCGCTCCACAAGGAGTCGTATTTGAAAACGATCGCGGGATCGGTGAACTACGCGCGCAAGTTCGAGCTGGAAAAGATCGCGGTCCCGACGCATGTTGTGGTCGGCGGCGAGGACACGCTGACTCCTCCTGCGATCTCGCAAGCGATGGCGCGGCGCATCGCCGGCGCGCGCCTCACGATCATTGAAGGGGCGGGGCATCTGAGTAATATTGAGCAGCCCGAGGCATTCAACCGCGCGGTGCCAGATTTCCTCCTTGAGCATCGCGAGCGGGCATGA
- a CDS encoding AAA family ATPase — protein MARSGTVTLLFTDLVNSTSHLQDAGDEAGQRFFRAHHKLITDAVTGCGGEELQWLGDGVLAAFGSTADAVRSAIKIQQTARRPIGNVRFEIRIGIHSGEAMRREEGYFGAAVVIARRLCDRAEAGQILCSTMVANLLNSRHAFTFGEIGPLQLKGIVEPIVACEVHYERNDPVALLNRTPFVGRAVQMERLLAKLELASNGHGAVAMLVGEPGIGKTRALEEFSDVARQRNAIVLRGACYDGEFQRPYGPFAEVIGAYAQAASLDHLKKVLGHSASTIARIAPGLRHYLGDVPEPSALDKDEERFRLLDAVAQSLISIAQLSPLVLILDDLHWADRGTVAMLNHVGHFVASNPILLIGAYRDSEVGRLHPLSAALAAIRRTRDFESIALEGLGATDVAELLGIIGDQTAPAQLVQTLEAETDGNPFFIREVLLHLVEEGKILSAGQSWTSELSIEELGIPEGVREIIERRLMRLSDDARSLLTVGAAFKGEFSFDVAASVAGLSDDAALSATDEALEAQLLRPGTVADNFDFTHALIRHSLYSQLNPARRIRLHRRIAETMDRQWGDEAAEHAAEVAYHFWRGAAALGREHRGVDYAIAAANYAEKAYAYDELASFLRIAIELLSATDPRRQELLVRLGTTLTWTQQEQEALTVINEVAGLIETASGPGASADYLETAARSMHFAGLASGSWELARKGLERIGERRDITWASLAELDRIRIDASDPESHGIRRDSPELREWRATMKRLPIDQVIAHGIEPAFDSREETLRTPEAPASCLTFLAGDYRRSLSIWEHDAGDQERMGRIVKAMSSWANVARCYIAIGDFAAGQAAYDRACALSARTTGQSGHHLSLASVKQEMLIALDCGWESMLGESSYISQPSIETRWAFASICSTAAYIFARLGNSHAALQWLSMVPPALEVGAPCFPIYGIAACNAAFALWLMNRTDHAEIIERNLRDRMLPTDFRPPMRDCRLSIARLCALQNRPDEARQWFAAARIALDEQGARPMRAIVDFDEALMFIRRGCGEDRERAKPLLCCALNQFKELAMTGWIKRAGDLMSENSPSSS, from the coding sequence GTGGCTCGGTCAGGCACAGTCACTCTTCTCTTCACCGACCTGGTCAACTCGACCAGCCACCTGCAAGACGCGGGTGACGAAGCCGGTCAACGCTTTTTCCGCGCTCATCACAAATTGATTACCGACGCGGTCACGGGCTGCGGCGGCGAGGAATTGCAATGGCTCGGCGACGGCGTGCTGGCCGCGTTTGGATCGACAGCCGACGCCGTGCGGAGCGCGATCAAAATTCAGCAGACGGCGCGGCGCCCGATCGGCAACGTGCGTTTCGAGATCCGGATCGGGATTCATTCCGGCGAAGCAATGCGCCGCGAGGAAGGCTATTTCGGCGCCGCGGTGGTGATCGCACGCCGGCTATGCGACCGCGCCGAGGCGGGCCAGATTCTGTGCAGCACGATGGTGGCGAACCTGCTGAACTCGCGCCACGCGTTTACCTTTGGCGAGATCGGACCGCTACAGCTCAAGGGAATCGTCGAGCCAATCGTCGCTTGCGAAGTGCATTACGAGCGCAACGATCCCGTCGCTCTGCTCAACCGCACCCCGTTTGTCGGCCGCGCGGTGCAGATGGAGCGCCTGCTTGCGAAGTTGGAACTCGCGTCAAACGGGCACGGTGCCGTCGCGATGCTCGTCGGCGAGCCGGGAATCGGTAAGACGCGCGCGCTCGAGGAATTTTCCGACGTGGCGCGACAGCGCAACGCGATTGTCTTGCGCGGCGCATGTTACGACGGCGAATTTCAGCGGCCATACGGTCCGTTCGCCGAAGTCATTGGCGCGTACGCGCAAGCGGCCTCGTTGGATCACCTGAAAAAGGTGCTCGGCCACAGCGCTTCAACGATTGCGCGCATCGCGCCCGGTTTGCGGCATTACCTCGGCGATGTTCCAGAGCCGTCGGCCCTCGACAAAGACGAAGAGCGCTTTCGCCTGCTCGATGCGGTCGCACAATCGCTGATCTCGATTGCGCAACTATCGCCGCTCGTTCTGATCCTCGACGATCTCCATTGGGCGGATCGCGGCACGGTGGCGATGCTCAACCATGTTGGACACTTTGTCGCGTCGAATCCGATCCTGCTGATCGGGGCCTATCGCGACAGCGAAGTCGGCCGGCTCCATCCGCTTTCCGCAGCGCTCGCGGCCATCAGGCGCACGCGCGATTTCGAGTCCATCGCGCTCGAAGGACTCGGCGCCACAGACGTCGCCGAGCTTCTCGGGATCATCGGCGATCAAACCGCACCGGCGCAGCTGGTCCAGACGCTCGAGGCAGAGACCGATGGAAACCCGTTTTTCATCCGCGAAGTTCTGCTGCACCTGGTCGAGGAAGGAAAAATCCTGAGCGCCGGACAGAGCTGGACGTCCGAACTCAGCATCGAAGAGCTGGGGATTCCCGAGGGCGTGCGCGAAATCATCGAACGCAGACTGATGCGTCTCTCGGATGACGCGAGAAGCCTGCTGACGGTGGGCGCGGCGTTCAAGGGCGAGTTCTCATTTGATGTCGCCGCCTCGGTCGCGGGTCTGAGCGACGACGCGGCATTGAGCGCAACCGACGAGGCGCTCGAAGCGCAATTGCTGCGCCCCGGCACCGTCGCCGACAACTTCGACTTCACCCACGCCTTGATCCGGCATTCGCTTTACTCCCAGCTCAACCCGGCGCGCCGCATCCGATTGCATCGGCGAATCGCGGAAACGATGGATCGCCAATGGGGCGACGAGGCGGCCGAACATGCGGCCGAAGTTGCGTATCACTTCTGGCGCGGCGCGGCAGCATTGGGCCGTGAGCATCGCGGTGTTGACTATGCGATAGCAGCCGCTAACTACGCCGAGAAGGCATATGCCTATGACGAGCTCGCGAGCTTTCTGCGCATCGCGATCGAACTGTTGTCCGCGACCGATCCTCGGCGGCAGGAGCTGCTGGTGCGTCTCGGCACGACGCTTACCTGGACGCAGCAGGAACAAGAGGCGCTGACCGTCATCAACGAAGTCGCAGGTCTGATTGAAACCGCATCGGGACCCGGCGCCAGCGCCGATTATCTCGAGACCGCCGCGAGATCGATGCATTTCGCGGGCTTGGCCAGCGGCTCGTGGGAGCTCGCGCGCAAGGGCTTGGAGCGCATCGGCGAACGACGCGACATTACCTGGGCGAGTCTCGCCGAGCTCGATCGCATCCGCATTGACGCCAGCGACCCCGAGAGCCATGGAATTCGCCGCGATTCGCCCGAGTTACGCGAGTGGCGCGCGACCATGAAGCGGCTGCCGATCGACCAGGTGATTGCGCACGGAATCGAACCGGCATTCGATTCGCGCGAAGAAACATTGAGAACTCCCGAAGCGCCGGCGAGTTGCCTGACCTTCCTGGCCGGCGACTATCGGCGCAGCCTGTCGATTTGGGAGCACGATGCCGGCGATCAGGAGCGCATGGGACGCATCGTCAAGGCGATGAGCTCGTGGGCCAATGTCGCGCGCTGTTACATCGCAATCGGTGATTTTGCGGCCGGCCAGGCGGCCTACGATCGCGCATGCGCTTTATCGGCGCGCACAACAGGCCAATCCGGACATCACCTGAGCCTCGCTTCAGTGAAGCAGGAGATGCTCATCGCGCTCGACTGCGGATGGGAAAGCATGCTGGGTGAGTCGAGCTACATCTCGCAGCCTTCGATCGAAACGCGCTGGGCGTTCGCCTCGATTTGCTCGACTGCCGCGTACATTTTTGCGCGCCTCGGCAATAGCCACGCCGCGTTGCAATGGCTGTCGATGGTCCCGCCTGCGCTCGAAGTTGGCGCGCCGTGCTTCCCCATCTATGGCATCGCGGCCTGCAACGCGGCATTCGCGCTGTGGTTGATGAATCGAACCGATCACGCCGAGATTATCGAGCGCAACCTGCGCGACAGGATGCTGCCCACCGATTTTCGACCGCCGATGCGCGATTGCCGGCTCTCGATCGCGCGCCTGTGCGCGCTGCAAAACCGACCTGACGAGGCGCGCCAGTGGTTCGCCGCGGCCCGCATCGCGCTCGACGAGCAAGGCGCGCGGCCAATGCGAGCGATCGTCGATTTCGATGAAGCCTTGATGTTCATCCGGCGCGGCTGCGGCGAAGATCGCGAACGCGCGAAACCCCTACTCTGCTGCGCCCTCAATCAGTTCAAAGAACTGGCAATGACGGGCTGGATAAAACGCGCCGGCGACCTCATGAGCGAGAACTCACCATCTTCCTCGTAA